Proteins from a genomic interval of Colletotrichum higginsianum IMI 349063 chromosome 6, whole genome shotgun sequence:
- a CDS encoding PKSN polyketide synthase for alternapyrone biosynthesis protein, whose protein sequence is MDSIIEDQQAQAESFKDRKKRTSKKRASKKLDVSTFYDQLKTIEECTTGHYLPTSLTPPHCLV, encoded by the exons ATGGATTCAATAATCGAGGATCAGCAAGCCCAAGCAGAGAGTTTCAAGGACAGGAAGAAGCGTACTTCCAAGAAGCGTGCTtccaagaagctcgacgtCTCAACCTTCTACGACCAGCTCAAGACCATCGAGGAATGTACTACGGGTCACTATTTACCAACGTCGTTAACGCCGCCGCATTGCCTA GTCTAG